Proteins encoded by one window of Prosthecobacter vanneervenii:
- a CDS encoding M1 family metallopeptidase, with translation MKLLVPAFLATLSLAAAESGSPVGKFQQLDSSIPTPTPQRNASGAPGSAYWQNRADYDINVVLDDVKRAISADATVTYHNASPDPLSYLWVQLDQNYFSHNADSRSVPNTKRGVDPEKITYSALDRLLAYEKYDGDMKILKLTDSKGEPLPHTVVKTMLRIDLAEPLAADADFVFKIAWSYPINDCKRINARTGYEHFEEDGNTIYTIAQWFPRMAAYTDYAGWINKQFLGTGEFTLEFGNYKVSLTTPDDHIVAATGALQNPDAVLTKTQRDRLQQAEKEKRKPVFIVTPDEAKAAEKGKPKGKKTWVFQAENVRDFAFASSRKFIWDAMAVEGASVNGKPVMAMSLYPKEGMPLWDKYSTHAIAHTIQTYSRYTFAYPYPVAWSVNGPIGGMEYPMICFNGPRPEKDGTYPEKTKYGLIGVVIHEVGHNYFPMIVNSDERQWTWMDEGLNSFVEYLTEEEWENDWKHRRNERGMVDYMRLKDRVPVMTNSESIADLGPNAYGQPTVALNILREHILGREAFDHAFKTYAKRWMFKRPTPSDFFRTMEEASGVDLDWFWRGWFYSIDHVDVSVDEVKWLQLDTRDPAIEKPKKKKEKEELPKTLTRERNYPLSKRIDRYPELKDFYDSYDEATVLPSEKKKFESLIKELKEEKIDPALLQTKHNFYLIEFSNVGGLITPVILKAEYSDGSSEEITLPAEIWRFNTEKASKLLFTKKELKSVTFDPRQELVDTNVENNFWPRRPVKSKFQLYKDDKAPNPMRELTKPEKDEKKDEAKKD, from the coding sequence ATGAAGCTCCTTGTTCCTGCTTTTCTCGCCACCCTCTCCCTCGCCGCAGCCGAGTCCGGCTCTCCGGTCGGCAAGTTTCAGCAGCTCGATTCCTCCATCCCCACGCCCACCCCGCAGCGCAATGCCTCAGGCGCACCGGGCTCGGCTTACTGGCAGAACCGCGCCGACTATGACATCAATGTAGTGCTGGACGATGTGAAGCGTGCGATCAGCGCAGACGCGACCGTCACCTACCACAATGCCTCGCCGGACCCGCTGAGCTATCTCTGGGTGCAGCTGGATCAGAATTACTTTTCCCACAATGCCGACTCACGCAGCGTCCCCAACACCAAGCGCGGTGTCGATCCGGAAAAGATCACCTACTCCGCGCTGGACCGCCTGCTGGCATATGAGAAGTACGATGGCGACATGAAGATCCTGAAGCTCACCGACTCCAAAGGCGAGCCCCTGCCGCACACCGTGGTGAAGACGATGTTACGAATCGATCTGGCCGAACCTCTCGCCGCTGATGCCGACTTCGTTTTCAAGATCGCCTGGAGCTACCCCATCAACGACTGCAAGCGCATCAATGCGCGCACTGGCTACGAGCACTTTGAGGAGGACGGCAACACCATCTACACCATCGCCCAGTGGTTCCCGCGCATGGCGGCCTACACCGACTATGCCGGCTGGATCAACAAGCAATTCCTCGGCACCGGCGAGTTCACGCTCGAATTCGGCAACTACAAAGTCAGCCTGACCACGCCGGACGACCACATCGTCGCCGCCACCGGAGCGCTGCAAAACCCGGATGCCGTGCTGACCAAAACGCAGCGCGACCGCCTCCAGCAGGCTGAAAAGGAGAAGCGGAAGCCCGTCTTTATCGTCACCCCTGACGAGGCCAAGGCGGCTGAAAAAGGAAAGCCCAAAGGAAAGAAGACCTGGGTCTTTCAGGCCGAAAACGTCCGCGATTTTGCCTTTGCGTCCTCCCGCAAATTCATCTGGGACGCCATGGCCGTGGAAGGCGCCAGTGTGAATGGCAAGCCGGTGATGGCCATGTCGCTCTACCCCAAGGAAGGCATGCCTTTGTGGGACAAATACTCCACACACGCCATCGCCCACACGATCCAGACCTACTCACGCTACACCTTTGCGTATCCCTACCCCGTCGCGTGGTCGGTCAACGGCCCCATCGGCGGCATGGAGTACCCCATGATCTGCTTCAACGGTCCGCGCCCAGAGAAAGACGGCACCTATCCCGAGAAGACCAAATACGGTCTCATCGGCGTGGTCATCCATGAAGTGGGACACAACTACTTCCCCATGATCGTTAACAGCGACGAACGCCAGTGGACCTGGATGGACGAGGGGCTGAACTCCTTTGTGGAATATCTGACCGAAGAAGAATGGGAAAACGACTGGAAGCACCGCCGCAATGAGCGCGGCATGGTGGACTACATGCGCCTCAAGGACCGCGTGCCGGTGATGACGAATTCGGAATCCATCGCCGATCTCGGCCCCAATGCCTACGGCCAGCCCACTGTGGCGCTCAATATCCTGCGTGAGCACATCCTCGGTCGCGAGGCTTTTGATCATGCGTTCAAGACTTATGCGAAGCGCTGGATGTTCAAGCGGCCCACTCCCTCCGACTTCTTCCGCACCATGGAGGAGGCCAGCGGCGTGGACCTCGACTGGTTCTGGCGCGGCTGGTTTTACAGCATCGACCATGTCGATGTCTCCGTTGATGAGGTGAAATGGCTGCAACTCGACACCCGCGATCCCGCCATTGAAAAGCCGAAAAAGAAAAAGGAAAAGGAAGAACTGCCAAAGACGCTGACCCGCGAGCGTAACTACCCGCTCTCCAAGCGCATCGACCGCTATCCCGAGCTGAAAGATTTCTACGACAGCTATGACGAGGCCACCGTGCTGCCGAGTGAGAAGAAGAAATTCGAGTCTCTCATCAAGGAGCTGAAGGAAGAAAAGATCGACCCCGCCCTGCTGCAGACCAAGCACAACTTCTACCTCATCGAGTTCAGCAATGTAGGCGGCCTCATCACCCCGGTGATCCTCAAAGCCGAATACAGCGACGGCAGCAGCGAAGAGATCACCCTGCCTGCGGAGATCTGGCGCTTCAACACCGAGAAAGCCTCCAAGCTCCTCTTCACCAAGAAGGAGCTGAAATCCGTCACCTTTGACCCAAGACAGGAACTGGTGGACACCAACGTCGAAAACAATTTCTGGCCACGCCGCCCGGTGAAAAGCAAATTCCAGCTCTACAAGGATGACAAGGCCCCCAATCCGATGCGCGAGCTCACCAAGCCGGAGAAAGACGAGAAGAAGGACGAAGCCAAAAAGGACTGA
- a CDS encoding DEAD/DEAH box helicase: MSFKELGLDSHILTAIQEAGYTEPTPIQAAAIPVVIQGGDVIGIAQTGTGKTAAFTLPILTRLAANPIPQGQRRHTRVLVLAPTRELVAQIEENVLAYAKHLPLKIAKVYGGVGEKPQKDALRAGSDIVIACPGRLLDLMGQRCADFSKLEYLVLDEADRMLDMGFLPDIRRVINQLPKKRQTLMFSATLSKEIESLTHEFQHSPKIVQIGKRSNPAETVTQLVYEVQKHLKLSLLMHLLKDDSMQMVLVFSRTKHGADKIARKLEQSGVRCATLHANRSQNQRLRALDDFKTGTVRVLVATDIAARGIDVDGISHVVNFDFPHIVEDYVHRIGRTGRAQAIGDAISFVSPDEAADLRKLEKFINRGLVRKRAEGFDYNAASPVVSDERPERREQQRQFQQRRPQGQGGQQRHGQGGGGGRSGGHGGQGGGRSGGHGGQQGGGRGQQQGERRSAPSANAAPRGQQGQAPKRDGQQPSTARKLWNRLTGK, encoded by the coding sequence ATGTCTTTTAAAGAACTCGGTCTCGACTCCCACATCCTCACAGCCATTCAAGAAGCCGGTTACACGGAACCCACGCCGATTCAGGCTGCGGCCATCCCGGTGGTCATTCAGGGGGGGGATGTGATCGGGATCGCACAGACCGGCACCGGCAAGACGGCGGCCTTTACACTGCCGATCCTGACACGACTGGCGGCCAATCCGATCCCGCAGGGGCAGCGCCGTCACACGCGTGTGCTGGTGCTGGCACCGACGCGTGAACTGGTGGCGCAGATCGAGGAAAACGTGCTGGCTTATGCGAAGCATCTGCCGCTGAAAATTGCCAAGGTGTACGGTGGTGTGGGTGAGAAGCCGCAGAAGGACGCACTGCGTGCGGGAAGCGACATCGTGATCGCCTGCCCAGGGCGGCTGCTGGACCTGATGGGGCAGCGCTGCGCGGACTTTTCCAAGCTGGAGTACCTGGTACTGGATGAGGCGGACCGCATGCTGGACATGGGCTTCCTGCCGGACATCCGCCGGGTGATCAACCAGCTGCCGAAAAAGCGGCAGACGCTGATGTTTTCCGCCACGCTGTCCAAGGAGATCGAGAGCCTGACGCATGAGTTTCAACACTCGCCGAAGATCGTGCAGATCGGCAAGCGGTCGAACCCGGCGGAGACGGTGACGCAGCTGGTATATGAGGTGCAGAAGCATCTGAAGCTGAGCCTGCTGATGCATCTGCTAAAAGATGACTCCATGCAGATGGTGCTGGTCTTCAGCCGGACGAAGCACGGGGCGGACAAGATCGCGCGGAAGCTGGAGCAGAGCGGGGTACGCTGCGCCACGCTGCATGCCAACCGCTCGCAGAATCAGCGCCTGCGCGCGCTGGATGATTTCAAGACAGGCACGGTGCGCGTGCTGGTTGCCACGGACATCGCAGCACGCGGCATCGACGTGGACGGCATCTCGCACGTGGTGAACTTTGATTTCCCACACATCGTGGAGGACTACGTGCATCGCATCGGCCGCACGGGTCGTGCGCAGGCCATCGGAGACGCGATCAGCTTTGTCTCACCGGACGAGGCGGCGGATCTGCGCAAGCTGGAGAAATTCATCAACCGCGGACTGGTGCGCAAGCGTGCCGAGGGCTTTGACTACAATGCGGCCTCCCCGGTGGTGAGCGATGAACGGCCCGAGCGTCGGGAGCAGCAGCGGCAGTTTCAGCAGCGCCGTCCGCAAGGACAGGGTGGGCAGCAGCGGCACGGGCAGGGTGGCGGTGGCGGGCGGTCAGGCGGACATGGTGGCCAGGGCGGTGGACGCTCCGGAGGGCACGGTGGTCAGCAAGGCGGCGGACGTGGTCAGCAGCAGGGTGAGCGCCGATCTGCGCCCTCTGCGAATGCTGCGCCGAGAGGCCAGCAGGGGCAGGCTCCCAAGCGTGACGGACAGCAGCCTTCTACAGCACGCAAGCTGTGGAACCGGCTGACGGGCAAGTAA
- a CDS encoding sugar phosphate isomerase/epimerase family protein, with translation MNPAPDSLSRRDALKATIASVGLGALAFEPVRAAPVAAPDARRGAVKKYNMLKSINLWAFPYPERMTLRECMQLAKDAGFDGIELNYDLDNDLSPKHGTADYVKIRKMADEIGIQISGLCSFLFWPYPLTSNDPAKRAQGMELAGKIAQCAHDLGVENVLVVPGAVHIPWRTDHEPVANDVCDQRAREAVGQLAKQAEKLKVCLNIENIFFNGYLMTPMEMNGFVDSFGSEHVRVHFDTGNISMFQFPEHWAKVLGKRTKNVHLKEFTKKGTDFSLETFRPLLDGTTNWPAVTDALADTGYEGFLTFEYFHPYAHYPEALIYQTSDSLDRILGRKS, from the coding sequence ATGAATCCCGCCCCTGACTCCCTTTCCCGCCGTGATGCCCTGAAAGCCACCATTGCCTCCGTGGGGCTGGGGGCTCTCGCTTTTGAGCCGGTGCGTGCGGCACCGGTGGCTGCGCCTGACGCGCGGCGTGGAGCGGTTAAAAAGTACAACATGCTCAAGTCGATCAATCTGTGGGCCTTTCCGTACCCGGAGCGCATGACGCTGCGGGAGTGCATGCAGCTGGCCAAGGACGCGGGCTTTGACGGCATCGAGCTGAATTACGATCTCGACAATGATCTCTCGCCCAAGCATGGCACGGCGGACTATGTGAAGATTCGCAAGATGGCGGATGAGATCGGCATCCAGATCAGCGGGTTGTGCTCCTTCCTTTTCTGGCCCTATCCGCTGACGAGTAATGATCCGGCCAAGCGAGCGCAAGGCATGGAACTGGCCGGAAAGATCGCCCAGTGTGCGCATGACCTCGGTGTGGAGAATGTGCTCGTGGTGCCTGGCGCGGTGCATATCCCGTGGCGCACGGATCACGAGCCGGTGGCGAATGATGTGTGTGACCAGCGCGCCCGCGAGGCCGTGGGACAGCTGGCGAAGCAGGCGGAAAAACTGAAGGTCTGCCTCAACATCGAAAACATCTTTTTTAATGGCTACCTCATGACCCCGATGGAGATGAATGGCTTTGTGGACAGCTTTGGCAGCGAGCATGTGCGCGTGCATTTTGACACCGGAAACATCAGCATGTTTCAGTTTCCTGAGCACTGGGCCAAGGTGCTGGGCAAGCGCACGAAGAACGTGCATTTGAAGGAGTTCACCAAAAAGGGCACCGACTTCAGCCTGGAGACCTTCCGCCCGCTGCTCGATGGCACCACCAACTGGCCGGCGGTGACGGATGCGCTGGCGGACACGGGTTATGAAGGCTTCCTGACTTTTGAGTACTTCCACCCTTATGCGCATTACCCTGAGGCGCTGATCTACCAGACCTCGGATTCTCTGGACCGCATTCTGGGCCGCAAATCATGA
- a CDS encoding DNA-3-methyladenine glycosylase family protein codes for MHTEAEAHLSKKCPVMRRLIKAHGHCQLVPHKRTPYEALISAVAHQQLHANAAEAILRRFKALFPKAGFPKPDQVLDASDEMLRGCGFSTGKMLAIRDIAEKTKSGQIPGRAAALKLDDEELIERLVAVRGVGRWTVEMLLIFTLGRPDVFPSDDYGVRNGWRVAKKLEEMPKPKEFRELAERWRPHRTLAAWYLWRAADAAKG; via the coding sequence ATGCATACCGAAGCCGAAGCCCACCTTTCCAAGAAATGCCCTGTGATGCGGCGGCTGATCAAAGCGCACGGGCACTGCCAGTTGGTGCCGCATAAGCGCACCCCCTATGAGGCGTTGATAAGCGCGGTGGCGCACCAGCAACTGCATGCCAATGCAGCGGAGGCCATCCTGCGTCGCTTCAAGGCGCTTTTTCCGAAAGCAGGGTTTCCAAAGCCGGATCAGGTGCTGGATGCCTCGGATGAAATGCTGCGCGGGTGTGGCTTTTCGACGGGGAAGATGCTGGCCATACGAGACATCGCGGAAAAAACGAAGAGCGGGCAGATCCCTGGACGGGCTGCGGCGCTGAAACTGGACGACGAGGAGCTGATCGAGAGGCTGGTGGCGGTGCGCGGCGTGGGACGCTGGACGGTGGAGATGCTCTTGATTTTCACGCTTGGCAGGCCGGATGTGTTTCCCAGTGATGACTATGGTGTGCGCAATGGCTGGCGCGTGGCCAAAAAGCTGGAGGAAATGCCGAAGCCCAAGGAATTCCGTGAGCTGGCTGAGCGCTGGCGCCCGCATCGCACACTGGCGGCGTGGTACCTCTGGCGTGCGGCGGATGCGGCCAAGGGATGA
- a CDS encoding phosphotransferase yields MNPAWAAALSRVSFAEHLQGCRWFGGKAQSLSGVEVLEAISVGDAGCLVLLRVEYTEATAETYLLPMRLAWVDGAEVWTDALEDEKFRAALLEIILEERRLCSATGELVGICSAAFKTQAKEMAEQLPSRVLSVEQSNSSVLYGDRFFLKLYRRLEVGGNPDVELLRYFTERNSFEHVPGYGGAIEFQGAEGGTRVLALLVTNVPNAGTAWTTTLRRLERKNGMGESGPARLLGERTAQMHLALAAGDGPEFTAEAFDDSYRESLRRMMAETTQRMMRLLELRMADLPRQIQAEAARLLRHEDEILQRYASLIDPEVGATRIRIHGDYHLGQVLDTEGDFVIIDFEGEPARPLHERRMKHSPLRDVAGMLRSFDYAAYTVIAKQGGEDAGVLEWTERMSEAFLDAYLRTAHGAAFLPESEMQMRKLLDACLLEKAVYEVCYELNNRPDWAVIPLRGVLRILDESSAG; encoded by the coding sequence ATGAATCCCGCGTGGGCGGCGGCGCTGAGCCGTGTGTCATTTGCCGAGCATCTGCAAGGCTGCCGCTGGTTTGGCGGCAAGGCGCAGAGTCTCAGCGGGGTGGAGGTGCTGGAGGCGATTTCTGTGGGCGATGCGGGCTGTCTTGTTCTGCTGCGTGTCGAATACACCGAAGCAACTGCCGAGACGTATCTTCTGCCCATGAGGCTGGCTTGGGTGGATGGCGCAGAAGTTTGGACGGATGCGCTGGAGGATGAAAAATTCCGGGCGGCCTTGCTGGAGATTATCCTGGAGGAGCGTCGGCTGTGCAGCGCTACCGGTGAGCTGGTGGGAATCTGCAGCGCTGCCTTCAAGACGCAGGCGAAGGAGATGGCTGAGCAACTGCCTTCGCGTGTGCTGTCGGTGGAGCAGAGCAATTCATCGGTTCTGTATGGTGACCGCTTTTTCCTCAAGCTTTACCGCCGGCTGGAGGTAGGCGGGAACCCCGATGTGGAGCTGCTGCGTTATTTCACCGAGCGGAACTCCTTCGAGCATGTGCCCGGCTACGGTGGGGCCATCGAGTTCCAAGGTGCAGAGGGTGGAACCAGGGTGCTGGCGCTGCTGGTCACAAATGTGCCGAATGCGGGCACAGCCTGGACGACCACCCTGCGCCGGCTGGAACGAAAGAATGGCATGGGGGAATCGGGCCCGGCGAGGCTGCTGGGAGAGCGCACGGCGCAAATGCATCTGGCGCTGGCGGCTGGGGATGGCCCCGAGTTTACCGCCGAGGCTTTCGATGATTCCTACCGTGAATCGCTGCGAAGGATGATGGCTGAAACTACACAGCGGATGATGCGGCTTTTGGAGCTGAGGATGGCGGATTTGCCGCGCCAGATTCAAGCCGAGGCGGCCAGGTTGCTCCGCCATGAGGATGAGATTTTACAGCGCTACGCCAGCCTGATAGATCCGGAGGTTGGGGCCACGCGCATTCGGATTCATGGAGACTACCATCTGGGCCAGGTGCTCGACACGGAGGGTGACTTTGTCATCATCGACTTTGAAGGCGAGCCCGCACGCCCATTGCATGAGCGGCGCATGAAGCATTCGCCGCTGCGCGATGTGGCTGGAATGCTACGCTCGTTTGACTATGCGGCTTATACCGTCATAGCGAAGCAGGGTGGCGAGGATGCTGGTGTGCTGGAATGGACGGAGCGTATGAGCGAGGCATTTCTCGATGCCTATCTGCGGACGGCGCATGGGGCGGCCTTTCTGCCTGAAAGTGAGATGCAGATGCGCAAGCTGCTGGACGCCTGCCTGCTGGAGAAAGCGGTTTATGAGGTGTGCTACGAGCTGAACAACCGGCCTGACTGGGCAGTGATTCCGCTGAGGGGTGTGCTGCGCATTCTGGACGAGTCTAGTGCGGGCTGA
- the xylA gene encoding xylose isomerase: protein MNEAFPDIPKIQYEGPKSRNPLSFKHYNPDEVVGGKSMRSQLRFAVAYWHAMRNSLSDPFGGGTAQRPWDDGSNSVANAQRRVWACFEFMEKLGVDYYCWHDRDVAPELNTLAESNAAFDAVADELEKAQKQTGKKLLWGTACLFSHARYCQGAATSPHAGVFAYAAAQVKKAMDVTHRLGGEGYTFWGGREGYATLWNTNMKRELDHLARLLHMAVDYKKKIGFTGQFYIEPKPREPSTHQYDSDSAACLNFLREYGLLEHFKLNLETNHATLAGHTMRHEMQVAIAANALGSVDANTGDELIGWDTDQFPTNIYLTTEIMLEVLRMGGFTTGGLNFDAKCRRESFEPVDLFHAHIGGMDAFARGLKVAHAMIEDGRIDAFIKQRYSTFDSGIGAKIEKGEVGFAELEAYALANGEPLLGSGRQEMLENLVNDYL from the coding sequence ATGAACGAAGCTTTCCCAGACATCCCCAAAATTCAGTACGAAGGGCCCAAGAGCCGGAATCCGCTCTCCTTCAAGCACTACAATCCCGACGAAGTCGTCGGCGGCAAGTCGATGCGCTCGCAGCTGCGCTTTGCGGTCGCCTACTGGCACGCGATGCGCAATTCCCTCTCCGATCCCTTCGGTGGCGGCACCGCCCAGCGCCCATGGGATGACGGCAGCAACTCCGTGGCGAATGCGCAGCGCCGTGTGTGGGCCTGCTTTGAGTTTATGGAAAAGCTGGGAGTGGACTACTACTGCTGGCATGACCGCGACGTGGCTCCTGAACTGAACACGCTGGCTGAGAGCAATGCCGCCTTTGACGCCGTGGCTGATGAGCTGGAGAAAGCGCAGAAGCAGACCGGCAAGAAGCTGCTGTGGGGCACGGCCTGCCTTTTCTCCCACGCGCGCTACTGCCAGGGAGCTGCCACCAGCCCGCACGCGGGTGTGTTTGCCTACGCCGCAGCACAGGTGAAGAAAGCCATGGATGTGACCCACCGCTTGGGCGGCGAGGGCTACACCTTCTGGGGTGGCCGTGAAGGCTATGCCACGCTCTGGAACACCAACATGAAGCGCGAGCTGGACCATCTGGCCCGCCTGCTGCACATGGCTGTGGATTACAAAAAGAAGATCGGCTTCACCGGCCAGTTCTACATCGAGCCCAAGCCACGTGAACCCTCCACGCACCAGTACGACTCCGACTCCGCAGCCTGCCTGAACTTCCTGCGCGAGTACGGCCTGCTGGAGCACTTCAAGCTCAACCTTGAAACCAACCACGCCACGCTGGCTGGACACACCATGCGTCATGAGATGCAGGTGGCCATCGCGGCAAACGCACTGGGCTCTGTGGACGCCAACACCGGCGACGAACTCATCGGCTGGGACACCGACCAGTTCCCGACAAACATCTACCTCACCACCGAGATCATGCTGGAAGTACTGCGCATGGGCGGCTTCACCACCGGCGGCCTCAACTTTGACGCCAAGTGCCGTCGTGAGTCCTTCGAACCCGTGGACCTCTTCCACGCGCACATCGGCGGCATGGATGCCTTTGCACGCGGCCTCAAGGTCGCGCACGCGATGATCGAGGACGGGCGCATCGACGCCTTCATCAAGCAGCGCTACAGCACCTTCGATTCCGGCATCGGCGCGAAGATCGAGAAGGGCGAAGTGGGCTTTGCCGAGCTCGAAGCCTACGCGCTGGCCAATGGCGAGCCTCTGCTGGGCAGCGGCCGCCAGGAGATGCTGGAAAACCTGGTGAACGACTACCTGTAA
- a CDS encoding MFS transporter, whose translation MSDPNSTRRVVIASFIGTTIEWYDFFLYGTASALVFNKLFFPNFDALAGTMAAFATYAVGFFARPVGGIVFGHFGDKLGRKSMLVTTLMLMGVATVLIGLLPTYAQIGVWAPILLVLMRFIQGFGVGGEWGGAVLMAVEHGAAGRRGYYASWVQAGVPVGLLLANAVFKVASSMETQAFLSWGWRVPFLLGVLLLAVGMFIRLKIIESPVFTQAKAEDEGPKVPILAVIKEHPRNVLVAMGARFAENAFFYIFTVLVLSYGSQQLGMKNEDLLNAVLAGSAVQLVAIPFFGMLSDRFGRRPVYLGGALFLLLFAFPFFWMIETRQMGLVLAAVVIGLIGHAAMYGPQAAFFSELFGTRVRYSGASLGYQLASPLAGGLAPLIATALLEKSGGKPWPVAVYLIAMAVITLVSVWLAEETNRKAL comes from the coding sequence ATGTCCGATCCCAACAGCACCCGCCGAGTCGTCATTGCCAGCTTCATTGGCACCACCATTGAGTGGTATGATTTCTTTTTGTATGGCACGGCGTCGGCATTGGTGTTTAACAAGCTGTTCTTCCCCAATTTTGACGCGCTGGCAGGGACGATGGCCGCCTTTGCGACGTATGCGGTGGGATTCTTCGCGAGGCCGGTGGGAGGCATCGTCTTTGGACATTTCGGCGACAAGCTGGGACGCAAGTCCATGCTGGTGACGACACTCATGCTCATGGGGGTGGCCACGGTGCTGATCGGGCTGCTGCCGACTTATGCGCAGATCGGCGTGTGGGCGCCGATCCTGCTGGTGCTGATGCGGTTCATCCAGGGCTTCGGAGTTGGGGGCGAGTGGGGTGGAGCAGTGCTGATGGCGGTGGAGCACGGGGCGGCGGGCAGGCGTGGCTACTATGCCAGCTGGGTGCAGGCCGGCGTGCCGGTGGGGCTGCTGCTGGCGAATGCGGTTTTCAAAGTGGCTTCCTCCATGGAGACGCAGGCTTTTCTCTCCTGGGGCTGGCGAGTGCCGTTCCTTCTGGGCGTGCTGCTGCTGGCAGTGGGTATGTTTATCCGGCTGAAGATCATCGAGAGCCCTGTCTTTACCCAGGCCAAGGCGGAGGATGAAGGGCCGAAGGTGCCCATTCTGGCGGTGATCAAGGAGCACCCGCGCAACGTGCTGGTGGCCATGGGGGCACGCTTTGCGGAGAATGCGTTCTTTTACATCTTCACCGTGCTGGTGCTCAGCTATGGCTCGCAGCAGCTTGGCATGAAGAACGAGGATCTGCTCAATGCGGTGCTGGCGGGATCGGCGGTGCAACTGGTCGCGATTCCTTTTTTTGGGATGTTGTCTGACCGATTTGGCCGGAGGCCGGTTTACCTTGGGGGAGCGCTGTTTTTACTGCTTTTTGCGTTTCCGTTTTTCTGGATGATCGAGACGCGACAGATGGGGCTGGTGCTGGCGGCGGTGGTGATCGGGCTGATCGGCCACGCAGCGATGTATGGGCCGCAGGCGGCGTTTTTCTCCGAGCTCTTTGGCACCCGTGTGCGCTACAGCGGAGCCTCGCTGGGCTACCAGCTGGCCTCGCCACTGGCGGGAGGGCTGGCACCTCTGATCGCGACGGCGCTGCTGGAAAAAAGCGGTGGCAAACCGTGGCCGGTGGCGGTGTATCTCATTGCCATGGCGGTCATTACACTGGTGTCCGTCTGGCTGGCGGAAGAGACAAACCGCAAGGCGCTGTGA